Within Candidatus Auribacterota bacterium, the genomic segment CATGTGAGCCCTATGATCGGTGTGTATCCCTGCCGGCAGGCAGGTGTGTTCATCTGCGGATTTCATGTTTACTATAGCCTGCCCTGAGCTGGCCGCACGCCGCATCGATTTCGTCGCCCTTGCTCTTTCTCACCGTGACCGCCGCGCAGAAGGGCCTGAGCCAGCGCCTGAACTCTTCCGCCCGCTCCTCACTGCCCGGCGTGAACCGGGGGTTGTCTGCGGGGTTGTAGCGGATCAGATTGACCTTGCAGCGCACCGATCTGACAAGTTCCCCGAGGAGGCGCGCGTCCCGCCTGGAGTCATTGATGCTTTTGAGGATGACGTACTCGAAGGTGATGGGGCGCCTGATGAAGCGGGCATAGCACCGGGCGGCCTCAACCACGTCGTGCAGTGGGTAGGTGCGCGCCAGGGGGAAGAGCTCCTCCCGCTTCTCCTCATCGGCCGAGATGATTGAGATGGCGAGCTCCGGCGTGATGCCCGCGGCTATCAGCTTGTGTATCCCCGGCACAATTCCGCAGGTGGAGACGGTGACGCGGCGCGGGCTGAATCCGGGGCCATCGCGCGAGGCGAAGATTGAGATTGCCCTCGCCAGGTTGTCGAAATTGAGCAGCGGCTCGCCCATGCCCATGAAGACGATGTTTGTGATGCGCTCGCCCTGTGTGAGCCGGTCGCGCACCTTGAGGAACTGATCCACGATCTCTCCCGCGCTCAGGTTGCGCCTGAAACCGATCGCGCCGGTGGCGCAGAAGCCGCAGCCGACGGGGCAGCCGGCCTGGCTGGAGAGGCAGACAGACTGGCTGGTCTCGAGGGTGAGGAAAACAGTCTCGATCGTTTCTCCGTCATCGAGGCGGAAGAGGTACTTTCGCGCGTCACCCGTTCTCGTCTGTCTCTCCGATACCAGCTCGAGGTTGACCACCCCTGCTTCCCGGGCGAGCCGTTCCCTGAGCGCGCGGGGAAGGTCTGTCATGTCAGCAGCGTGCGCCGCCCCCCGGCCATGGAGCCACGCCGCGACCTGCCTCCCCCTGTAGGGCGCTTCGCCCATGGCGACCATGTACTGTGCGAGCTCGGCCGCGGTCATCCCTCTCAGATCCGGTTTCGTCACATCCTCACCTCCGCGATGGCTGTTTTATACCATGAACTGATATCGCGGGGAAGCGTAACTTGCTGCTGGAGTTTCCCCATTTTTTAGAAACTAAGGTAATTTTTCACCACGGACCTGCCTGCCGGCGGGCTCCGTGCCTCCGTGGTGGATTATGCATTGGAATACACCTACGAAATAGTATCTGTTTCACTTCACTAATACTGCATCTACTTCCGAAACAACGTATTGTGTATTTTGATGAATTCATTTGAAGCCGCACATCAGGATGCGTTACCCAAGCTCTGATTAGGTGACTGATTTTTAGACAACCGGTGTGAGATATGTTACGCTGGTGCGTTCAACTGCAGCTCGCTCGATAGCTCAACAGTTCATATCAGGGAGGCGTTTCCCTTGGTTCAGACGATGGTCGTACTCCTGGCGGTGATGCTATGTGGTGAGCCGGAATCACCCGCCGCTGACCACGTGAAGAAGGGGAAGGCCTTCCTCTCGGCGGGGAAGTACAGGGAGGCCGCGGCGGAGTTTGAGGAGGCATTGAAGACAGACCCGTTGAACACCCCGGCGCTCTTCAGTCTGGGTGATATCCACGCGAATTATCTCAAAGACGCGAAGCTCAGGGACAAATACTGGAGACAGTACAAAGCAGCCTCGCTCATTTCCTTGGGTGATGTCGCGTCAGCCGGTGGTGACTTCAGGGAGGCGGCGGCGCACTATCGGGGCGCGCTGAAGCTCATGCCCGGCTATGGGAAGTTGCACGAGCGACTCGGGGCAGTCTGCCGCCGGATGGGGAATGAGGCGGAGGCGCTCAAGGAGTACAGGGCGGCTGCGGATCTGGAAAAGGAAAATATTCAATTACAGCTCGGTATCGCGCGCTATCTGGCGGGGCATGGGGATAGGAGAGGAGCGACGGTGTACGCCGAACGGGCGGTTGCCGCCAGACCGAATGATGCCGCGCTCAAACAGGCGGCGGTCGGGATTCTCGCGGAGACTGGCAAGGCGGTGGGGACACCAGGGCCGCCGGTCGCCACACAGAAACCGGTGGCCATATCGGCGGAGGAGCACTGCGCGCGCGGCGAGCGGGCCCTTGAAGAGGGGAGGCTGGGGGAGGCGGCGCGGGAGATCAGGAAAGGCATTTCTGGGCCGACGCGCGAGCAATGCGCCCAGTCAGCCCGCCGCCTCGCGGAGGCGTTCGCAAGGAAAGGTTCGATGGACGGGGCGGTCGCGGTGTACAAGGCATTGCTTTCCGCCGGCATCAGGAGCGCCGATGTCTATAATTCGCTCGCGATCCTCTACCAGGAGATGGGGAAACTCGATGACGCGGTTGGGACCGCGCGTGCAGGCGTTGATTTGTACCCCGCCGTCGCGGAGCTCCACAACAATCTCGGGACGTTATACGCCCTGAGGGCGGAGTACGAGCGGGCGCTCTCCGAGTACCGCAAGGCGGTAGAGCTCAAGCCCGACCTCGCTGAGGCGTATCTCGATATGGGGATCATCTATAAGGACTACCTTAAAGACAAAGAAAAGGCGGTCGAGGCATTCCGGAGCTACGCCGCCCTCAAACCCGAGGGGACGAATGTCCCCGAGGTCGCGGAGCTGCTCGGGGGAGGGAAGGGGCCGGCGGGAAGTGTTCCCGGTCGGGATGCGAAACCCCAGGGGCTCATCGGTACGGATGAGCACATTGCAAAGCCCAGAAGAGTCTTGAGAAACCCTAAGGTCGCTCATTGAGAGGTGAGCATGAAAGGCGGCGTGACCTGTCCGGCGTGCGGCAGGGAGTTCGTGAGCCATCAGTACCCCGTCCCGACCGTGGATATTCTCATCAGGCGCCGGAAGGGGAAAAAAGACGCGGTCCTCCTCGTGCGGCGGAAGAACCCTCCTCACGGGTGGGCCATCCCCGGCGGCTTCATCGAGTACGGCGAGCGGGCCGAAGACTGCGCCGTCAGGGAAGTCAGGGAAGAGACGGGACTAAAGGTGACGCTCGGAGGAATCCTGGGCGTCTATTCTGACCCGGCTCGTGATCCGCGCTTTCACACCATCTCCGTGGTGTACCTGGCGGAGGGGGCCGGCGAGCCGAAGGCCGGATCTGACGCGGGGGATGTCTGCGTGTTCACCGAGGATGAATTGCCCGCGGAGATCGCGTTCGACCACAGGAAGATCCTCGCGGACTATTTTGCGCCCCACCAGCAAAGGGGGCAGAGGTGTTGATCCGCGCCGTTGATCCGTGCATCACCTGCGCGGTGCACTGACGGGCGGGGGAGCGGCGGTCGATGGCGGGGGGAGCAGCGCGAGAAATTTTTCAACCTGCCAGCCTGATTCCTCTGCGTTCTTCAGGAGCCGCGCGATTAAACCGTAGCGGGAATCCATTTCCTTCATAATCTCTTTCCTGCCGCGAGTCTCTGCCATCAGATCGACCACGGATACCGTGAAGAGCCAGTAGAGGAAGCGCTCCATCCGCTCCCTGCTGAACCAGAAAACGTTGTCGTATCGGTTGACGTTCAGATAGAGGCGCACGTCAGCCTCGTGGAGCATCTGCGCGATTGCATCGAGGCTCCCGTCGGCTGACAGGGGATCGCACCAGGCGTGGTGCTCCGTGAGTATTTTGATCAGCGCGGTGAGCTGCGCGGCGCTCCAGGCGTCACTGCCGTGTTCCTGGATAGTCCGTGAGATTGCTTTCCCCAGGAGGAGTTCGTCCAGCAACGCGCTGCTCGCTAATCCGCAGTCCGTATCCCCGCGCACCTTCCC encodes:
- the rlmN gene encoding 23S rRNA (adenine(2503)-C(2))-methyltransferase RlmN, which produces MTKPDLRGMTAAELAQYMVAMGEAPYRGRQVAAWLHGRGAAHAADMTDLPRALRERLAREAGVVNLELVSERQTRTGDARKYLFRLDDGETIETVFLTLETSQSVCLSSQAGCPVGCGFCATGAIGFRRNLSAGEIVDQFLKVRDRLTQGERITNIVFMGMGEPLLNFDNLARAISIFASRDGPGFSPRRVTVSTCGIVPGIHKLIAAGITPELAISIISADEEKREELFPLARTYPLHDVVEAARCYARFIRRPITFEYVILKSINDSRRDARLLGELVRSVRCKVNLIRYNPADNPRFTPGSEERAEEFRRWLRPFCAAVTVRKSKGDEIDAACGQLRAGYSKHEIRR
- a CDS encoding tetratricopeptide repeat protein; this translates as MVQTMVVLLAVMLCGEPESPAADHVKKGKAFLSAGKYREAAAEFEEALKTDPLNTPALFSLGDIHANYLKDAKLRDKYWRQYKAASLISLGDVASAGGDFREAAAHYRGALKLMPGYGKLHERLGAVCRRMGNEAEALKEYRAAADLEKENIQLQLGIARYLAGHGDRRGATVYAERAVAARPNDAALKQAAVGILAETGKAVGTPGPPVATQKPVAISAEEHCARGERALEEGRLGEAAREIRKGISGPTREQCAQSARRLAEAFARKGSMDGAVAVYKALLSAGIRSADVYNSLAILYQEMGKLDDAVGTARAGVDLYPAVAELHNNLGTLYALRAEYERALSEYRKAVELKPDLAEAYLDMGIIYKDYLKDKEKAVEAFRSYAALKPEGTNVPEVAELLGGGKGPAGSVPGRDAKPQGLIGTDEHIAKPRRVLRNPKVAH
- a CDS encoding NUDIX hydrolase; translated protein: MKGGVTCPACGREFVSHQYPVPTVDILIRRRKGKKDAVLLVRRKNPPHGWAIPGGFIEYGERAEDCAVREVREETGLKVTLGGILGVYSDPARDPRFHTISVVYLAEGAGEPKAGSDAGDVCVFTEDELPAEIAFDHRKILADYFAPHQQRGQRC